A segment of the Irregularibacter muris genome:
TTATAAGATTCCTTTTTATAGTTACTTCTTATAAAAATAATATCTAAAAATAGCATTTTTAAAACTCCTACATAATAATACCACTTTTATAATGATAAATAAAGGATTAAGCATTTCATAAGTAAATGCAATTTTTCCCTTCTATAATATTATTACTATTCCATATGTTACTTAATCACAGTGCATATGCAGTTTTCTACTTAACCTTTATAGAGTTATATTGGAAAGTTTTTATCTACTTTTCTCTGAATCACTCTTATTTAATTCTACAATTATTTTCCTTACAACAGATGCTGTCTTTCCACCACTATCCTCTACCGTATAGGTAATGGTATAGGTTCCTTCTGTATTAGTATTTACCAAACCATGTGTTTTAATTGAGTTTGTTAAATTACCATCTTCATTATCTATTGCAGTAGCTCCTGGATCAGTAAAAGCATCTCCAATATTTAGCTTTATATTTTGATTTCCATTTAATTTAATGACAGGAGCATTGTTCTCAGGAAGTGGTGGAGTCTCCCTTTTTTCTACAATTATGGTCCTAATCTTCTGAGCAGTATTTCCAGATTTATCTGCAACACTATATATTATTTTATAGCTTCCAGCTCTCTGGGTATTTACTGTTCCAGATTTCTTGATAGAACCTGTTAAATTCCCATCTTGTTCATCCCTGGCTATTGCTCCTGGATCAGTAAAGTTTTCTCCTGCCTTTATAGTGATAGTTTCACTCCCTTTTAAAGTTAAAACGGGTGGTGTTATATCCTTAAGTTGCTTTACAGTAACATTTATAGTCTGTATAACCTCTTGAACTTTTACTGTGATCGTTCCATTTCCAGAACCTACGGCAGAAACGACACCGCCACTGCTTACAGTTACTATCTTGTTATTAGAACTGCTATAGCCTACATCACCTGGGTCAAATAATTTATTATGTCCTAAGCTAGTAGTTCCACTTACAGCAATATGAGCGCTTTGTCCTATTTCTAGTATATTTTGTGTAACCGATGCTTTTAAGGAGACTAATTTTTCTTCGTAAGGGTCTTGTTTTTCTGCCTGCACGGTTACACCATATAGTTCCTTAATAAGATTTACCCGTTCCTCTTGATTAATAATCCAATAGGATAGGGCATTTAACTCTCCAAAATCCCCTGGCATCATATGAGCATTGATATTTGATTTATCCATATCTTTAGCAAATAGAGCTAGTGCTGCAATCTGATTTAAGTTCAGATTTGTTTTCACATTTTCTTGTACACTTTGATAGATCTTGGGTAAAGATGAAAACATATTAGATTTTTTGAGAGAATCGAATATAGCCATCATGATTTTTTGTTGATTTTCTGCTCTTTCAATATCTCCTCTGGGATAATGTCTATATCGTGCATAATATAAAAGTGCTTCTCCATCTAGCTTTTGATAACCTTTATTAACCACAATTCCACTTCTATCTTTACCATGTTCTTTATATAGGTCTGTTGGGACTTCTATTTCTACTCCCCCTATAGCATCTACGATTTGCTGTACTACATCCATGTCCACCGCTACATAATGGTAAATAGGTATGTCCCCTAATAATTCACTGGCAGTATCCATCAAATATTTAAATCCATCCTTTTCCTTCTCACCA
Coding sequences within it:
- a CDS encoding immunoglobulin-like domain-containing protein produces the protein MGKRKIKNKKRFYTTLVIIIVLLTSGVAYGAYTYFQLKNPQDLFSPIEEEKGINIGDQFDKNIINIMFVGFDKNSARSRKSELFRTDTNIVMTINLREKTIDMVSIPRDSYVTIAHSGGKDKFNAAYGHGYLNGSNGEKEKDGFKYLMDTASELLGDIPIYHYVAVDMDVVQQIVDAIGGVEIEVPTDLYKEHGKDRSGIVVNKGYQKLDGEALLYYARYRHYPRGDIERAENQQKIMMAIFDSLKKSNMFSSLPKIYQSVQENVKTNLNLNQIAALALFAKDMDKSNINAHMMPGDFGELNALSYWIINQEERVNLIKELYGVTVQAEKQDPYEEKLVSLKASVTQNILEIGQSAHIAVSGTTSLGHNKLFDPGDVGYSSSNNKIVTVSSGGVVSAVGSGNGTITVKVQEVIQTINVTVKQLKDITPPVLTLKGSETITIKAGENFTDPGAIARDEQDGNLTGSIKKSGTVNTQRAGSYKIIYSVADKSGNTAQKIRTIIVEKRETPPLPENNAPVIKLNGNQNIKLNIGDAFTDPGATAIDNEDGNLTNSIKTHGLVNTNTEGTYTITYTVEDSGGKTASVVRKIIVELNKSDSEKSR